A region of the Variovorax sp. 54 genome:
CACCGGGCGCGGCTTGCGCCGGCGCTTGCGCTTGCGTGGGGCCGCCGCTTCGCCATCCGGCGGCACGGCGTCGGCCTCGATGTCGGGGCCGTCGCCGTCGTCCGACTCGGCTGCAGCCTGCTTCTGGCGCACCGGTTGTTCGCTGCGCGGCTTGGGCGCAGCGGCCGGGTCGCGCAGGCGCACGCGCTGGCGCACCTTCTGTTCTTCGCGGACCTGTTCGAGCAGGTCCTGGCGGCGCAGGTCGTCGGCGGTACTGAATTCTTGCCACCACTCGGCGATGGCCTCACCGACCTCGCCCACGTCGGCACGCAGGCGCATGAAGTCGAAGGCGGCGCGGAAGCGCGCCTGCTCGACCAGGCTGTAGGGCGTGGAGCCGGTGCGCTTGTCGAAGCGCGGCTGCATCATCCAGATCTCGCGCATGTCGGCGGCCAGCTTGCCGCGGCCCGACACGTCGCCGATGCGCGAATTGAACACGTCGTCGATCGCGTCCTGCAGCGCCGGGAACGGCGGCTGCGGGCGCTGTCCGTGGCGGCCTTCCTGGCGCTGGGCCCAGCCGTCGCGCACATCGGCCCAGAGCACGCAGGCCAGCAGGAAGCTGGGCGCCACGGGCTTGCCTTCGCCGACACGGCGGTCGGTGTCCTGCAGGGCGGCCTTCACAAAGGGCTGGTCGGCGCGCTCCACCACCACGTCGAGCAGCGGATAGATGCCGGTGGCGAGCCCCAGCTTGCGCAGCTGCTCGACCGTGGCGATGGCGTGCCCGGTCTGCAGCAGCTTGAGCATCTCGTCGAACATGCGGCTTTGCGGCACGTCGGCCAAGAGCTTGCTCGACTCGATCAGCGGCGCGGCGGTCTTGGCTTCCATCTTGAAACCGAGCGCGGCCAGCTTGGCCGAGAAGCGGATGGCGCGAATGATGCGCACCGGGTCTTCGCGGTAGCGCGTGACCGGGTCGCCGATCATGCGCAGCGTGAGTTTCTGGGCGTCCTTGATGCCGTTGTGATAGTCGACCACGACCTGGTTGGCCGGGTCGTAGTACATGGCGTTGACGGTGAAGTCGCGGCGCGCCGCGTCTTCTTCCTGCGGGCCCCAGACGTTGTCGCGCAGCACGCGGCCACTGGCGTCCACGGCGTGCTTCATGCTGGCCAGCTCACCCTTG
Encoded here:
- the pcnB gene encoding polynucleotide adenylyltransferase PcnB, translated to MIKKFIDKLLGKSAGSAQGKSRFGKRQEVPAEVHKIDPALVDERAKNVVTTLQQAGYEAYVVGGAVRDLLLGLRPKDFDVATNATPEQVKSLFRRAFIIGRRFRIVHVVYGRGREHEVIEVSTFRAYMDNAAAEQVAGNERTSKGELASMKHAVDASGRVLRDNVWGPQEEDAARRDFTVNAMYYDPANQVVVDYHNGIKDAQKLTLRMIGDPVTRYREDPVRIIRAIRFSAKLAALGFKMEAKTAAPLIESSKLLADVPQSRMFDEMLKLLQTGHAIATVEQLRKLGLATGIYPLLDVVVERADQPFVKAALQDTDRRVGEGKPVAPSFLLACVLWADVRDGWAQRQEGRHGQRPQPPFPALQDAIDDVFNSRIGDVSGRGKLAADMREIWMMQPRFDKRTGSTPYSLVEQARFRAAFDFMRLRADVGEVGEAIAEWWQEFSTADDLRRQDLLEQVREEQKVRQRVRLRDPAAAPKPRSEQPVRQKQAAAESDDGDGPDIEADAVPPDGEAAAPRKRKRRRKPRPVGGGSGGGGGEGGGSAAAE